The stretch of DNA gtatatgtatgtatttgtgggaTTATAATTTTAGGTAAATTTCGAAGCAAGCTATGTAGATGTCTGACAGTTGTACAGTGTACACTTAAAAtgccgtagttttaatcggaaattctccgtaaaaatctactgttctcatccgtatttcagtaaaatacaggcaaacgTAATTTAACCAtagtttgttattatattttacgggttggtgaccgtaatatcactgctttacgtcaatatatccgtttctaaaatggtaaatgcctggcaacatttattccaggatttttatagtttttacggcaaatttgtaCACTTCGAAACAAGCTATGCAGACGTCTGGTAGTTGTACAGTACAGTGTACATTGTTTGaaataaaccgtaatttcaatttgaaattctccgtaaaaatctactgttctctgccgtatatTTCAGTAgaatataggtgaccgtaattttaccttagttttttttattatattttacgggttggtgaccgtaatatcactgctttacgtcaatatatccgtttctaaaatggtaaatgcctggtaacatttattccatgatttttatagtttttacggcaaatttgtaCACTTCGAAGCAAGCTATGCAGACGTCTGGTAGTTGTACAGTACAGTGTACATTGtttgaaaaaaaccgtaatttcaatttgaaattctccgtaaaaatctactgttctcatccgtatttcagtagaatataggtgaccgtaattttaccttagtttttttattatattttacgggttggtgaccgtaatatcactggtttacgtcaatatatccgtttctaaaatggtaaatgcctggcaacatttattccaggatattttaccgttttttacgtgaaatttttaacagtgtaacaaaAGAGAAAATGCAAAGTCGCTTACAAATACATGGTCAAAAGCATCTTCATTAATTTTACGAACTGCTGTTaagcaaataatatttttctatacaaaaCTTGGTACATTTAATAAAAAGTTTTTCTGATCAGATGTTTACAAGCTCAGATACTTCAATCTACAGCAGCAGTTGAACACAGCATTGAACACAGCATTGAACACAGCAGTTGAACACAGCAGTTAAACACAGCAATGAACACAGCAGTTGAACACAGCATTGAACACAGCAGTTGAACACACCATTGAACACAGCAATGAACAGTCTATAATGTAAAGCAGTTCTCATTAGCTTAACGGGAAGTGttaggcaaatttttaagtgtataagtAATTTTAATCGCCATATTGACTTCTTCACTTTTCGATATCCAACCACCtttcagttactttttttttttatgttttttgtagtttatatatgaaatatttattctaatgctgttactattcttaaaatatttcattttgattgttcattacttctctctcgTGGTATATTTATTcccacgtttcctttcctcactaggctactttcccccgttgaaaccctttggcttatagcatcttgcttttcaaattagggttttagcttagctagggataataataatgaatgttattactgttctgaaaatatctaatttttattgttaattacttctcttgtagtttattttcttatttcctttcctcaccgggctactttcccctgttggaaccctttggcttatagcatcttccttttcaaactagggttggaaCTTAGCTagggatgataataatgataatggagttTTCTTCCTAAAGGCTACTGCTAAATCCTCTCTAGaatgatttacaaaaaaataaggaaaaaaataaaatttcaaaatacaaatatgTTAAATACATGGAAGTTATTCTGAGTAActgtatacgcacacatatatatttatatatgtgcatatataatgtatatatagatatatatgtgggcgtatatatacgtatatttacatacaaacacacgcacacacacacacacacacacacatatatatatatatatatatatatatatatatatatgtatatatatatatttatttatgtgtgtgtctgtgtgtaagaatgcatactatatatatatatatatatatatatatatatatatatatatatatatatatatatatacagtatatatatgtgtgtgtgtaagtatgtataatatatatatatatatatatatatatatatatatcatcatcatcatcatctctttctacacctattgacgcaatatatatgtatatatatatatatatatatatatatatatatatatatatatgtatatatatatatatatatatatatatatatatataatctaagtgCCCTCTCAATATGACCTAATGCTTTTCTTATTATGACTGGGAACTTGTTCAAACCGTATGTATAATATACGCCAATTTAATCAATCCTTCTCTTTGCATTTTCTTTAATCATCGAAGagaaatttactataaaaaataaagataagaaattaagaaaataaatcctTTATACAAAACATCGACCAAAAACTCATAGAGTGATAAGCTACTAAGACCTTGCCTCGTTATACCTATCTGTCCTTGAAAATTAAAAATCCTTATCTGAAGTGAAAAAAAATTATGTCCTTGTCCTTATCTGTCCTTAGAATACAGACCATTGTTCACTTCATGGAGGGATAACAGCTTTCTTTATGTTTATATTAAAGATGGTAACAGCTTTCTTTATGTTTATATTAAAGATGGTAACAGCTTTCTTTATGTTCATATTAAAGATGGTAACAGCTTTCTTTATGTTTATATTAAAGATGGTAACAGCTTTCTTTATGTTTATATTAAAGATGGTAACAGCTTTCTTTATGTTTATATTAAAGATGGTAACAGCTTTCTTTATGTTCATATTAAAGATGGTAACAGCTTTCTTTATGTTTATATTAAAGATGGTAACAGCTTTCTTTATGTTTATATTAAAGATGGTAACAGCTTTCTTTATGTTTATATTAAAGATGGTAACAGCTTTCTTTATGTTTATATTAAAGATGGTAACAGCTTTCTTTATGTTTATATTAAAGATGGTAACAGCTTTCTTCATGTTTATATTAAAGATGGTAACAGCTTTCTTTATGTTTATATTAAAGATGGTAACAGCTTTCTTTATGTTTATATTAAAGATGGTAACAGCTTTCTTTATGTTTATATTAAAGATGTTAACAGCTTTCTTTATGTTTATATTAAAGATGGTAACAGCTTTCTTTATGTTTATATTAAAGATGGTAACAGCTTTCTTTATGTTTATATTAAAGATGGTTTATCAAAAATCTCGGTGTGAAGGAGTAACTTTAAATTGATAATTAAGTTCTCTTGATTTGACCCTAGCTCTTGTCATTAGCGACCCATTGGatcttgagcatgtggccattaccttaaatgctgctttttaccttagattacctaaaAACTTTTCCATTTCCTTGAAATTGAAGCTATTAAACCCGAAATTACCCTAGAATTAGCGACCCAGGATTTAatcttgagcatgtggccattaccttaaatgctgctttttttttaccttatattaccttaaaactttccaatttccttaaaactAAAGCTATTAAACCCGAAATTAccctagaattacgttacaattaccttgaaaccatgaaaattacctcgacctaaggtaattaccttgaaagttCAAACCCTGATTGAGTGAGAGGTTATGGAGTCAAAGGTGACCTTtagtgtaacccccccccccctccctctctctctctctctctctctctctctctctctctctctctctctctctctctgtttatcccTTTTTCGCATTATATTCAGGTCCCCACAAGACTcacgtacatacacacaacaaAACACTAGATATGTAAACATTTCCACTTAATCAGATTGGAAATTAGAATCtaatacttgtattattattattattattattattattattattattattattattattattattattattattattattattattagacatctGAAATTATCCATGTCATTTTTCACTCAAAAATGCTTATTCGGTAAATCATTTACATATTATAAAATCAACTATAGTATGCCTATGTTTTCCTTGGCTTTATTCATTCCTATCAgatctttacttactttactttaaggaatgTTTTTCTGGTCCTTTACAGAagaggaatcctactctctacaggacctttacagtcattctatcgtatacattccaaggtatTCAGTATTTCacaacgcatattgctcgtttactgtccGGTCCAAATTAGCAAAGCACTTttagaacaagaaagtcttcagtttcctcctaaAAGCCTTAATTTCTTCAGAGATTAAGACCATGTAGGAGAAGGAccctctccaagaggtcctagatAAGTCCTCACGTTTCTacaatcgactctttcttgtggaGAAGACATCTGGAGGCTGGAGCCCGATCATAGACATGTCAGCCTTGAATTAGTTTGTCCAACAAACTCCATTtaatctagtgggagcttattgtatagtctcgaggcCACATGTTTAAAGgctctacactgtttaaaaaaccgtaattttcattggaaattcttcgtaaaaatatactgtcctcagccttatttcagtaaaatacaggcgaccgtaatttctaccgtactttgttattatcttttacgggttggtgaccgtaatatcactccttaacgtcaatatgtccgtttttaaaacggtaaatgcctggcaacatttattccaggatttttactgttattttaaggcaaatatttaagtgtagagtttacagtagacatatatctaggttccaatcatTTTAAATAATCTGTATCAATCATATATCTGGGTAGTATATCAACTGCattgaaaatataagtaaatatttcttccaaatttaaaacaataattaacACTGAGAAATCACCTAACCCCATAATAGCTAAACCTTCATTATGTATACGACAGTAACTGATGTTATTCGAGTACCAATCCTTAAGAGGGACATCTTCATAAGACATTATGAAATTATAACTTGATTTTAATCAGATAGTCCCAATTTCTCCTCATCATTGTAATCTTCATTATATAAGCCATCTAGTAACACAAGTGTTTATAAACATTATCAATCtatgggtagtgacatagcctctgtgccatggtcttccactgtcttggcttagagctctcttgcttgagggtacactcgggcacactattctatcttgtttctcttcctcttgtttagttaaggcttttatagtttgtatatgaaatatttattttaatgttgttactgtccttaaaatattttatttttccttgtttcctttcctcactgagctattttccctgttggagcccctgggcttatagcatcctgcttttccaacaagggttgtagcttagcaagtaataataataataataataataataataataataataataatccttaagaGGGACGTTTTCATTAGACATTATAAAATCATAACTCCATCTTAATCAGATATCTACAATttctcctcatcattatcatcttcattacaCAACCCATCAAATAATCACACAAGCGTTTATAAACATTGTCAATCTATGGGTACAGATAGCGATATAAGCCACAGATAATCATTCGTAACAGCACCAAGCCATGATGAttctcaagaaaaataaaatatgtattctCACCATTCCCAGCCAGTTCCCACAATCCCTAATCTTTGTGGTGTTTATCGCCTCTTTGCTACTACGCTATCTCCTCTCCGATATGGACATTTcgatcagagttgccaggttttctattattattattattattattattattattattattattattattattattattatccaagctacaaccctagctggaaaagcaagctgctacaagcccaagggctctaatagggaaaaatagcccagtgaggaaaggaatttgccACGGTACTATCTCCTCTCCGACAAGGACATTTCGATCAGAGTTGCCaggtattctattattattattatttttattattattattattattattattattattattattattatccaagctacaaccctagctggaaaagcaagctgctacaagcccaatggctccaatagggagaaatagcccagtgaggaaaggaaataatgaaataaataaatgatgacaacaaattaacaataaatcattctaaacgaaaaaaaggccaacttctaatcaaccgcagctttaaaaggtcaacccatcattagaaaaaaaaggccaaaaatacagtatttaaggcccacctttttcatgatgttactaaaggccaaccaatttcaagaaggccaaatttgaggggtttttttggcctgaaaaatagccaacctggcaaccctgaatgAGCAGAATCATTTTGAGCCAAGGTGATGATctgtgttgccagatatggggaattTTCCCCATATTCGGGGAATTTGGGTACATGATGGGGAGATGGGGAATTTTTTAAGGTTTTGGGGAAATTTTGACATGATTTTCGGGGAATTCTACGCAAACCGATCTGGCAGCACTGGTGATGATGCAGTAAGTGTCACGTAACTGGAGACGTTTTACCGAATGAGAAGTGAAtggagagagagataaggaaaggAGGTCAACATGAGTAGCGATAAAAGAGAATttactgttaagaaaaaaaaaaccgtattcttaattggaaaatctccgtaaaaatgtgctattctcagccgtatttcagtaaaatacagacgaccgtaatttttagtctacttttacgggttagtggctgtaatgtcactcctttacgtcaacatacccgtttttaaaacggtaaatgcctggcaacatttattccaggatttttaaccgttttttccttatttcctttcctcactgggctatttttccctattggagcccttgggcttatagcatcatgcttttccaactagggttgttacttggctagtaataataataataatgataataatacggcaaatatttaacagtgtacaaACGTGAAGAAGATGGGAAGAATATGAACATCTAAACATATATcgtggtgaaaaagtttgtgtattaccataattagcaaaattgtactagtcaaggccacccatactaggttggtttgctgggagcggtcagactaaagtctcccaccatcaccgatccgcactggggccagcgttgtgatgaaaactggccaaatcccagacatgaataaggacgtctctgaggcatttgtcctgcagtggactagatacggttgcgtttgttgtttttttttttgttgtatatatatatatatatatatatatatatatatatataatatataaatatatatataaatatatatatatatatatatatatagatgtgtatatatatatatatatatatatatatatatatataatgtatatatatatatatatatatatatatatatatacagtacatatatatat from Palaemon carinicauda isolate YSFRI2023 chromosome 5, ASM3689809v2, whole genome shotgun sequence encodes:
- the LOC137641091 gene encoding uncharacterized protein PF3D7_1120600-like, translating into MYPNSPNMGKIPHIWQHRSSPWLKMILLIQGCQKAVTIFNINIKKAVTIFNINIKKAVNIFNINIKKAVTIFNINIKKAVTIFNINIKKAVTIFNINMKKAVTIFNINIKKAVTIFNINIKKAVTIFNINIKKAVTIFNINIKKAVTIFNINIKKAVTIFNMNIKKAVTIFNINIKKAVTIFNINIKKAVTIFNINIKKAVTIFNMNIKKAVTIFNINIKKAVTIFNINIKKAVIPP